Proteins from one Ahaetulla prasina isolate Xishuangbanna chromosome 2, ASM2864084v1, whole genome shotgun sequence genomic window:
- the LOC131191596 gene encoding uncharacterized protein LOC131191596, which yields MKPLGEIISGFGVRYQLYADDTQLYFSTPDHPNEAIEVLSRCLEAVRVWMGRNRLKLNPSKTEWLWMPASRYSQLNPRLTIGGESLAPMERVRNLGVLLDERLSLEDHLTAVSRRAFYQVRLVRQLRPFLDREALCTVTHALVTSRLDYCNALYMGLPLKGIRRLQLVQNAAARVIDGAPRGSRITPILRRLHWLPVAFRVRFKVLVTTFKALHGIGPGYLRDRLLRPDTSHRPVRSHREGLLRGPSARQCRLATPRGRAFSVGAPALWNELPPGLRQLPDLRTFRRELKTHLFICAGLA from the coding sequence atgaagccgctgggtgagatcatcagtgggttcggtgtgaggtaccagctgtatgcggatgacacccagctgtacttttccacaccggaccaccccaacgaagctatcgaagtgctgtcccggtgtctggaggccgtacgggtctggatggggagaaacaggctcaagctcaatccctccaagacagagtggctgtggatgccggcatcccggtacagtcagctaaatccgcggctgaccatcggtggcgagtcattggccccgatggagagggtgcgcaacttaggtgtcctcctggatgaacggctgtctctagaagatcatttgacggccgtctccaggagagcgttctaccaggttcgcctggtgcgccagttgcgcccctttctggaccgggaggccctatgcacggtcactcacgctctcgtgacgtctcgcctggattactgcaacgctctctacatggggcttcccttgaagggcatccggaggctacagttagtccagaatgcggctgcgcgggtgatagatggagcccctcgtggctcccgtataacacccatcctgcgcagactgcactggctacctgtggccttccgggtgcgcttcaaggttttggtgaccacctttaaagcgctccatggcatagggccgggttatctacgggaccgcctactgcgaccagatacctctcaccgacccgtgcgctctcacagagagggactcctcagggggccgtcagctaggcagtgtcgtctggcgacgcccaggggaagagccttctctgtgggggctcccgccctctggaacgaactccccccaggactccgtcaacttccggacctccgaaccttccgtcgcgagctcaagacacatttattcatctgtgcaggactggcttag